A single Camelus ferus isolate YT-003-E chromosome 3, BCGSAC_Cfer_1.0, whole genome shotgun sequence DNA region contains:
- the UBLCP1 gene encoding ubiquitin-like domain-containing CTD phosphatase 1 isoform X2, which yields MALPIIVKWGGQEYSVTTLSEDDTVLDLKQFLKTLTGVLPERQKLLGLKVKGKPAENDVKLGALKLKPNTKIMMMGTREESLEDVLGPPPDNDDVVNDFDIEDEVVEVENREENLLKISRRVKEYKVEILNPPREGKKLLVLDVDYTLFDHRSCAETGVELMRPYLHEFLTSAYEDYDIVIWSATNMKWIEAKMKELGVSTNANYKITFMLDSAAMITVHTPRRGLIDVKPLGVIWGKFSEFYSKKNTIMFDDIGRNFLMNPQNGLKACPGLCGNSLHCIVVVCLCTPSCRAQAENLLDLPHSLLLL from the exons ATGGCTCTTCCTATTATCGTAAAGTGGGGCGGACAAGAATATTCAGTGACCACGCTTTCAGAAGATGATACTGTGCTAGATCTCAAACAATTTCTCAAGACCCTTACAGGAGTGCTACCTGAACGCCAGAAGTTACTTGGACTCAAAGTCAAAG GCAAACCTGCAGAAAATGATGTTAAGCTTGGAGCTCTCAAACTGAAACCAAATACTAAAATCATGATGATGGGAACTCGTGAGGAGAGCTTG GAAGATGTCTTAGGTCCACCTCCTGACAATGATGATGTTGTCAACGACTTTGATATTGAAGATGAAGTAGTTGAAGTAGAAAATAG ggAAGAAAACCTATTGAAAATTTCCCGCCGAGTAAAAGAGTACAAAGTGGAAATTTTGAATCCtcccagggaagggaaaaagcTTTTGGTACTCGATGTGGATTATACACTATTTG ACCATAGGTCTTGTGCAGAGACTGGGGTAGAATTAATGCGACCATATCTTCATGAATTCCTAACATCTGCATATGAGGATTATGACATTGTTATTTGGT CTGCAACAAATATGAAGTGGATTGAAGCTAAAATGAAA GAGCTGGGAGTGAGCACAAATGCGAATTATAAGATTACCTTCATGTTGGACAGTGCCGCTATGATAACAGTGCATACTCCAAGGAGAGGATTGATAGAT GTAAAGCCTCTTGGTGTTATATGGGGAAAGTTTTCGGAGTTTTACAGCAAGAAAAACACCATTATGTTTGATGACATAGGAAGAAATTTCCTAATGAACCCGCAGAATGGACTAAAG GCTTGCCCTGGATTGTGTGGAAACTCACTTCACTGCATCGTGGTAGTGTGCCTGTGTACCCCTAGCTGCAGGGCTCAAGCAGAGAATCTTCTCGATCTCCCACActcactgctgctgctgtga
- the UBLCP1 gene encoding ubiquitin-like domain-containing CTD phosphatase 1 isoform X1 — translation MALPIIVKWGGQEYSVTTLSEDDTVLDLKQFLKTLTGVLPERQKLLGLKVKGKPAENDVKLGALKLKPNTKIMMMGTREESLEDVLGPPPDNDDVVNDFDIEDEVVEVENREENLLKISRRVKEYKVEILNPPREGKKLLVLDVDYTLFDHRSCAETGVELMRPYLHEFLTSAYEDYDIVIWSATNMKWIEAKMKELGVSTNANYKITFMLDSAAMITVHTPRRGLIDVKPLGVIWGKFSEFYSKKNTIMFDDIGRNFLMNPQNGLKIRPFMKAHLNRDKDKELLKLTQYLKEIAKLDDFLDLNHKYWERYLSKKQGQ, via the exons ATGGCTCTTCCTATTATCGTAAAGTGGGGCGGACAAGAATATTCAGTGACCACGCTTTCAGAAGATGATACTGTGCTAGATCTCAAACAATTTCTCAAGACCCTTACAGGAGTGCTACCTGAACGCCAGAAGTTACTTGGACTCAAAGTCAAAG GCAAACCTGCAGAAAATGATGTTAAGCTTGGAGCTCTCAAACTGAAACCAAATACTAAAATCATGATGATGGGAACTCGTGAGGAGAGCTTG GAAGATGTCTTAGGTCCACCTCCTGACAATGATGATGTTGTCAACGACTTTGATATTGAAGATGAAGTAGTTGAAGTAGAAAATAG ggAAGAAAACCTATTGAAAATTTCCCGCCGAGTAAAAGAGTACAAAGTGGAAATTTTGAATCCtcccagggaagggaaaaagcTTTTGGTACTCGATGTGGATTATACACTATTTG ACCATAGGTCTTGTGCAGAGACTGGGGTAGAATTAATGCGACCATATCTTCATGAATTCCTAACATCTGCATATGAGGATTATGACATTGTTATTTGGT CTGCAACAAATATGAAGTGGATTGAAGCTAAAATGAAA GAGCTGGGAGTGAGCACAAATGCGAATTATAAGATTACCTTCATGTTGGACAGTGCCGCTATGATAACAGTGCATACTCCAAGGAGAGGATTGATAGAT GTAAAGCCTCTTGGTGTTATATGGGGAAAGTTTTCGGAGTTTTACAGCAAGAAAAACACCATTATGTTTGATGACATAGGAAGAAATTTCCTAATGAACCCGCAGAATGGACTAAAG ATAAGACCTTTTATGAAAGCCCACCTAAATCGAGATAAagacaaagaacttttaaaattaacccAGTACCTCAAGGAAATAGCCAAATTAGATGACTTTTTGGACCTAAATCACAAGTATTGGGAAAG GTATCTCTCAAAGAAGCAAGGACAGTAG